A region of Micromonospora chokoriensis DNA encodes the following proteins:
- a CDS encoding sensor histidine kinase — MAPSNSAPRRFVQRYGVLLLAVVVAAAVWASATGDIGVRSPLSGAVVLLLAVFSGWAAGTIRTRRWPVFLAAALGWLVLAAAAAGVVASYQAGLRLRGRRLAIYLAGAAVVLAGGVVIGVQVGGVRRITTATTGNVLLLAACLVGLPLVLGLWVRARRDTLAALRDRAERLEREREAHADRVRAEERTRIAREMHDVVAHRVSLMVVHAGALEVTAADPATVEAAALIRTTGRQALTDLREVLGVLRQAEAAVVPERGLDALDELIGESRTAGLRVSRQDEGEPTALPATLGRTAYRVVREALTNVRKHAADAETVVRLRYLPDGLEVLVRNGPSESGSALPGAGQGLLGLRERVELLGGRLEATPADGGFLVRALIPLEGAT; from the coding sequence GTGGCCCCCAGCAACTCCGCTCCTCGGCGGTTCGTCCAACGCTACGGGGTGCTGCTGCTCGCTGTCGTGGTGGCCGCCGCCGTCTGGGCCAGCGCGACAGGCGACATCGGTGTCCGCTCGCCGCTGTCGGGCGCGGTGGTGCTGCTGCTCGCGGTGTTCTCGGGTTGGGCCGCCGGCACGATCCGGACCCGCCGCTGGCCCGTGTTCCTGGCTGCGGCGCTGGGCTGGCTGGTGCTCGCCGCCGCGGCGGCCGGGGTGGTCGCCTCGTACCAGGCTGGTCTGCGGCTACGGGGGCGGCGACTCGCCATCTACCTCGCCGGGGCTGCCGTGGTGCTCGCCGGTGGGGTCGTCATTGGGGTGCAGGTGGGCGGCGTACGCCGGATCACCACCGCCACCACTGGCAACGTGCTGCTGCTCGCCGCCTGCCTGGTCGGACTTCCGTTGGTCCTCGGCCTGTGGGTGCGGGCGCGCCGGGACACACTCGCCGCTCTGCGGGACCGGGCCGAACGGTTGGAACGCGAGCGGGAGGCCCACGCCGACCGGGTCCGCGCCGAGGAGCGGACCAGGATCGCCCGGGAGATGCACGACGTGGTGGCACACCGGGTCTCGTTGATGGTGGTGCACGCCGGTGCCCTGGAGGTGACCGCCGCGGACCCGGCAACCGTCGAGGCCGCCGCGCTGATCCGGACGACCGGCCGGCAGGCGCTCACCGACCTGCGCGAGGTGCTGGGTGTGCTCCGACAGGCCGAGGCGGCAGTGGTGCCGGAGCGAGGGCTCGACGCGCTGGACGAGCTGATCGGGGAGTCCCGCACCGCAGGGCTCCGAGTGTCCCGGCAGGACGAGGGCGAGCCGACCGCACTACCGGCGACGTTGGGGCGGACCGCGTACCGGGTGGTCCGCGAGGCGTTGACGAACGTGCGCAAACACGCGGCCGACGCCGAGACTGTCGTTCGCCTGCGCTACCTGCCCGACGGGCTGGAGGTGCTGGTCCGCAACGGCCCGTCCGAGAGCGGGTCGGCGCTGCCCGGCGCCGGGCAGGGGTTGCTCGGGCTGCGCGAGCGGGTGGAGCTGCTCGGCGGTCGGCTGGAGGCGACGCCGGCGGACGGCGGTTTCCTGGTCCGGGCCCTGATCCCGCTGGAGGGCGCGACGTGA
- a CDS encoding TetR/AcrR family transcriptional regulator — MSTPPAFKRLPRAVREQQMLDAAVKVFSRRGFHAASMDEIAEDAGISKPMVYAYLGTKEELFVACLHREGTRMMQAIAGAAAPDLPADERLWRGLRAFFGFVGAYRDGWAVLYRQARGEQPFAGELATMRTRLVEVVAGMFDHALRAEGREIAPTDLEVVAYALVGATESLADWLADHPEADPEKTATRMMNVAWLGAAQLLHGVTWRPPTH; from the coding sequence GTGTCCACGCCTCCCGCCTTCAAGCGCCTGCCACGCGCCGTCCGCGAGCAGCAGATGCTCGATGCGGCCGTGAAGGTCTTCTCCCGGCGCGGCTTCCACGCCGCCAGCATGGACGAGATCGCGGAGGACGCCGGCATCTCCAAACCCATGGTGTACGCGTACCTCGGCACCAAAGAGGAACTCTTCGTCGCCTGCCTGCACCGGGAGGGCACCCGGATGATGCAGGCCATCGCCGGTGCGGCGGCCCCCGACCTGCCGGCCGACGAGCGACTCTGGCGTGGGCTGCGGGCCTTCTTCGGCTTCGTCGGCGCATACCGCGACGGATGGGCGGTGCTCTACCGGCAGGCCCGGGGCGAGCAGCCGTTCGCCGGTGAGTTGGCCACCATGCGTACCCGGTTGGTCGAGGTGGTCGCCGGGATGTTCGACCACGCGCTCCGCGCCGAGGGCCGCGAGATCGCGCCCACCGACCTGGAGGTCGTCGCATACGCTCTGGTCGGTGCGACCGAGTCGCTGGCCGACTGGCTCGCCGATCACCCGGAGGCCGACCCGGAGAAGACGGCCACCCGGATGATGAACGTGGCCTGGCTCGGTGCGGCCCAACTCCTGCACGGGGTGACCTGGCGTCCGCCGACGCACTGA
- a CDS encoding MaoC family dehydratase produces MPAVGALNRRALLGALPGPRGGRRGSGLPTVELAVSGVTVDRARLADYDRVCGFRLSDRLPGTFPHVLGFPLSLRVMTLPAFPLPLTGLVHVGNRITVHRPTTADEKLDFIAYAENLRPHDRGRQVDVVLVGSIDGEKVWEGVSTYLGRERKPGGGDRGGRPDAPVGTARWRVEPRVGTEYARVSGDHNPIHTSRLGARLFGFHRPIAHGMWSKARCLAALENRLPDSYAVEVAFKLPVPLPSTVNFALLPDGGFALHDSRGRPHLAGSVRPHPAGSVRPHPAV; encoded by the coding sequence ATGCCGGCCGTCGGGGCGTTGAACCGACGGGCGTTGCTCGGCGCGCTACCGGGCCCCCGCGGCGGGCGGCGCGGGAGCGGCCTGCCGACGGTCGAGCTGGCCGTCAGCGGAGTGACCGTCGACCGGGCACGCTTGGCCGACTACGACCGGGTCTGCGGGTTCCGGCTCAGCGATCGGCTGCCGGGGACCTTCCCGCACGTCCTGGGCTTCCCGCTGAGCCTGCGGGTGATGACCCTGCCGGCGTTCCCGCTCCCGCTCACCGGCCTGGTGCACGTCGGCAACCGGATCACCGTGCACCGCCCGACCACCGCCGACGAGAAGCTCGACTTCATCGCGTACGCCGAGAACCTGCGCCCGCACGACCGGGGGCGGCAGGTGGACGTGGTGCTGGTCGGCTCGATCGACGGCGAGAAGGTCTGGGAGGGTGTCTCGACGTACCTGGGTCGGGAACGCAAGCCCGGCGGCGGCGACCGGGGTGGACGGCCCGACGCGCCGGTCGGCACGGCCCGCTGGCGGGTGGAGCCGCGCGTCGGCACGGAGTACGCGCGGGTGTCCGGCGACCACAACCCGATCCACACCTCCCGGCTCGGTGCGCGGCTGTTCGGCTTCCACCGACCGATCGCGCACGGCATGTGGAGCAAGGCGCGCTGCCTGGCCGCGTTGGAGAACCGACTGCCGGACTCCTACGCCGTCGAGGTCGCCTTCAAGCTGCCGGTGCCACTGCCGAGCACTGTGAACTTCGCCCTGCTGCCGGACGGCGGGTTCGCCCTGCACGACTCGCGCGGCCGACCGCACCTGGCGGGCTCCGTGCGACCGCACCCGGCGGGCTCCGTGCGACCGCACCCGGCGGTCTGA
- a CDS encoding adenylosuccinate synthetase, which yields MKHVAVVDLGYGDAGKGTVVDWLCATRPVHTVVRFNGGAQAAHNVVLRDGRHHTFAQFGAGTFHSGVGTHLSRHVVVDPLALAAEADHLATVGVHDALDRLTVDGEALLATPYHRAANRAREIARGADRHGSCGLGVGEAVAYGLAHPDDAPRVADCHDPALLRRRLTVLRDRLTAELGPLDAPPVEDCLPAYTGFAGRVAIVDRSWLAGALRSGTCVFEGAQGVLLDEWHGFHPYTTWSTTTFANADSLLAEAGLPGDVTRVGVLRVVTTRHGAGPLVTEDPALPFTDRHNATNPWQGRFRFGHFDAVAHRYALAAAGGVDGLALTHLDLADPDLRFCRRYDTTDHLTPGPPGDLGRQAALTARLLRSRPVYDDPPTDWAEAVGAELGAPVVLTSHGPTADDKTAHGPLLTPPALIGAG from the coding sequence GTGAAGCACGTGGCGGTGGTCGACCTCGGCTACGGCGACGCCGGCAAGGGCACGGTGGTGGACTGGCTCTGCGCCACCCGCCCAGTGCACACGGTGGTCCGCTTCAACGGGGGCGCGCAGGCGGCACACAACGTCGTGCTGCGCGACGGGCGGCACCACACGTTCGCGCAGTTCGGCGCCGGCACGTTCCACAGCGGGGTCGGCACGCACCTGTCCCGGCACGTGGTGGTGGACCCGCTGGCCCTGGCCGCCGAGGCCGACCATCTCGCCACGGTGGGGGTGCACGACGCGCTCGACCGACTCACCGTCGACGGGGAGGCGCTGCTCGCCACCCCGTACCACCGGGCCGCCAACCGGGCCCGGGAGATCGCCCGGGGAGCCGACCGGCACGGCTCCTGCGGGCTGGGGGTGGGCGAGGCCGTCGCGTACGGTCTCGCCCACCCGGACGACGCGCCCCGGGTCGCCGACTGCCACGACCCAGCGCTGCTGCGCCGCCGGCTGACCGTCCTGCGGGACCGGCTGACCGCCGAACTCGGCCCGCTGGACGCGCCGCCGGTCGAGGACTGCCTGCCCGCGTACACCGGGTTCGCCGGGCGGGTCGCGATCGTCGACCGGAGTTGGCTCGCCGGTGCGCTGCGCTCCGGGACCTGCGTCTTCGAGGGCGCGCAGGGGGTGCTGCTGGACGAGTGGCACGGCTTCCACCCGTACACGACGTGGAGCACCACCACGTTCGCCAACGCCGACAGTCTGCTCGCCGAGGCGGGCCTGCCCGGTGACGTGACCCGGGTCGGGGTGCTGCGGGTGGTCACCACCCGGCACGGGGCCGGCCCGCTGGTGACCGAGGACCCGGCGCTGCCGTTCACCGACCGGCACAACGCCACGAACCCCTGGCAGGGCCGTTTCCGGTTCGGCCACTTCGACGCTGTCGCCCACCGGTACGCCCTCGCGGCGGCCGGCGGGGTCGACGGCCTGGCGTTGACCCACCTCGACCTGGCCGATCCTGACCTGCGGTTCTGCCGGCGCTACGACACCACCGACCACCTCACCCCCGGCCCACCCGGTGACCTGGGCCGGCAGGCCGCGCTCACCGCCCGTCTGCTGCGTTCCCGCCCGGTCTACGACGACCCGCCGACGGACTGGGCGGAGGCGGTCGGCGCGGAGCTGGGCGCGCCCGTGGTGCTGACCTCGCACGGCCCCACCGCCGACGACAAGACCGCGCACGGTCCGCTGCTGACCCCACCGGCGCTGATCGGCGCCGGCTGA
- a CDS encoding response regulator: MIRVLVVDDEQLVRAGLRLILEASEDVTVVGEAADGADALEQTHRLRPDVVLLDVRMPGVDGLTVAPEVVAAGAKVIMLTTFDLDEYVHRALRAGAVGFLLKDTPPRELAAAVRTVAAGHAMLAPTVTRRLISSFADRGPARRDAARRRLAPLTARELEIVREVARGHGNAEIARRLTMSEATVKAHVSRALAKLQAGNRVQLAILVHDADLL, encoded by the coding sequence GTGATCCGGGTGCTGGTGGTCGACGACGAGCAGCTCGTCCGCGCCGGGCTGCGGTTGATCCTGGAGGCGTCCGAGGACGTCACAGTGGTCGGCGAGGCGGCGGACGGCGCCGACGCGTTGGAGCAGACCCACCGGTTACGCCCCGACGTGGTGCTGCTCGACGTGCGGATGCCGGGCGTCGACGGGCTGACCGTCGCGCCGGAGGTGGTCGCCGCCGGCGCGAAAGTGATCATGTTGACCACCTTCGACCTCGACGAGTACGTGCACCGGGCGCTGCGGGCCGGCGCTGTCGGGTTCCTGCTCAAGGACACCCCGCCCCGCGAGTTGGCCGCCGCCGTTCGGACGGTGGCGGCCGGGCACGCGATGCTCGCCCCGACCGTGACCCGGCGGCTGATCAGCTCGTTCGCCGATCGTGGCCCGGCGCGGCGGGACGCGGCTCGCCGGCGGCTCGCACCGCTCACCGCGCGGGAGTTGGAGATCGTTCGGGAGGTGGCGCGTGGGCACGGCAACGCGGAGATCGCCCGGCGGTTGACGATGAGCGAGGCCACCGTGAAGGCGCACGTCAGCCGGGCGCTGGCGAAGCTGCAGGCGGGCAACCGGGTGCAGCTGGCGATCCTGGTGCACGACGCCGACCTGCTGTGA
- a CDS encoding DedA family protein codes for MDALLDLLRGTVTSPWVYLVIFGLTAIDAFFPAVPGEAAVITAGVLSASSGHPSLTLVIVSAAVGALVGDHISYAIGRGGGAHRLARLPDGSRRRAGSDWARRAVDRRGGIILTTSRYVPGGRTAVTLTMGAVRYPRRSFLLYDSIAAVTWALYCGLLGYFGGLAFERDPVKGVLVGVGVSLVVTFGLEGVRWLRRRAHRHAASRR; via the coding sequence ATGGACGCCCTGCTCGACCTCCTCCGTGGGACGGTCACATCGCCGTGGGTGTACCTGGTGATCTTCGGGCTCACCGCGATCGACGCGTTCTTCCCCGCGGTGCCGGGCGAGGCCGCGGTGATCACCGCAGGGGTGCTGTCCGCCAGCAGCGGTCACCCCAGCCTGACCCTGGTGATCGTCAGCGCCGCCGTCGGCGCGCTGGTCGGCGACCACATCTCCTACGCGATCGGTCGGGGCGGCGGCGCGCACCGGCTGGCCCGCCTACCGGACGGCAGCCGGCGGCGGGCCGGCTCCGACTGGGCCCGCCGGGCCGTGGACCGGCGGGGCGGCATCATCCTGACCACCAGCCGGTACGTGCCGGGCGGTCGAACGGCGGTCACCCTCACCATGGGCGCGGTGCGCTATCCCCGCCGGTCATTCCTGCTGTACGACAGCATCGCGGCGGTCACCTGGGCGCTGTACTGCGGGCTGCTCGGATACTTCGGCGGGCTGGCCTTCGAGCGCGATCCCGTGAAGGGCGTACTGGTCGGAGTGGGGGTCTCGCTGGTCGTCACGTTCGGTCTGGAGGGGGTCCGCTGGCTGCGCCGCCGGGCCCACCGCCACGCCGCCTCCCGCCGCTGA
- a CDS encoding NUDIX hydrolase produces the protein MDEQEFLDAYDPRAYPAVAVTVDVVAFTIRDDALHLLLIRRGQAPFEGHWALPGGFVHPDEDLTTGARRELAEETGLGGDGLRRVHLEQLGSYGDPDRDPRMRIVSIAHLAFAPDLPDPAPGTDADAAIWLPVTALSSRQLAFDHGRIIDDALERARSKLEYTPLATRFLPTEFTIGELRAVYETVWGHPLHAGNFHRKVLSVPGFVESTGASTERGGSRGGPRARLYRAGDARLLHPALLRPAREETVR, from the coding sequence GTGGACGAGCAGGAGTTCCTGGACGCGTACGACCCCCGGGCCTATCCGGCGGTCGCGGTGACCGTCGACGTGGTCGCATTCACCATCCGCGACGACGCGCTGCACCTGCTGCTGATCCGACGCGGTCAGGCACCCTTCGAGGGCCACTGGGCGCTGCCCGGCGGCTTCGTCCACCCCGACGAGGACCTGACCACCGGCGCCCGACGCGAGCTGGCCGAGGAGACCGGGCTCGGTGGCGACGGGCTGCGCCGCGTACACCTGGAGCAGTTGGGCAGCTACGGCGATCCCGACCGTGACCCGCGGATGCGCATCGTCTCGATCGCCCACCTCGCGTTCGCCCCCGACCTGCCCGACCCGGCCCCCGGCACCGACGCCGACGCCGCGATCTGGCTGCCGGTGACCGCGCTGAGCAGCCGCCAGCTCGCCTTCGACCACGGCCGGATCATCGACGACGCGCTGGAGCGGGCCCGGTCCAAGCTGGAGTACACCCCGCTCGCCACCCGCTTCCTCCCCACCGAGTTCACCATCGGCGAGCTGCGCGCCGTCTACGAGACGGTCTGGGGTCACCCCCTGCACGCCGGCAACTTCCACCGCAAGGTGCTGTCCGTGCCGGGCTTCGTGGAGAGCACCGGCGCCAGCACCGAGCGCGGCGGCAGTCGGGGCGGCCCGCGCGCCCGGCTCTACCGGGCCGGCGACGCCCGCCTGCTGCACCCGGCGCTGCTGCGCCCGGCCCGTGAGGAGACGGTGCGATGA
- a CDS encoding SCP2 sterol-binding domain-containing protein: protein MTDFDPATFANVGPKEFAQLVKSTPDDKIAQVMSGDLRGKILGEVFNRMPSLFRADRAGSTNAVIHWVVTGRPDGGSDTYEVVIADGTCVVNETPQHDPKLSLTMGPVEFLKIVSGGANPVMMFMTGKLKAKGDLGLAANIANLFDIPKA from the coding sequence ATGACTGACTTCGACCCGGCCACCTTCGCCAACGTGGGCCCCAAGGAGTTCGCCCAGCTGGTCAAGTCCACGCCGGACGACAAGATCGCCCAGGTGATGTCCGGTGACCTGCGCGGCAAGATCCTCGGTGAGGTGTTCAACCGGATGCCGTCGCTGTTCCGCGCGGACCGGGCCGGCTCCACCAACGCGGTCATCCACTGGGTCGTCACCGGCCGCCCGGACGGCGGCAGCGACACCTACGAGGTGGTCATCGCCGACGGCACGTGCGTGGTGAACGAGACTCCGCAGCACGACCCGAAGCTGAGCCTGACCATGGGCCCGGTCGAGTTCCTGAAGATCGTCTCCGGTGGCGCGAACCCGGTGATGATGTTCATGACCGGCAAGCTGAAGGCGAAGGGCGACCTCGGCCTCGCCGCCAACATCGCCAACCTGTTCGACATCCCCAAGGCCTGA
- a CDS encoding DedA family protein, whose product MMDLLDLLHDTMSSPWVYLAIFAIAVLDGFFPVVPSETAVITAGVFAASGAPYLPAVIVVAAAGALVGDHVSYAIGRSGGARLLDRLPPGGRRRRATDWARRGIATRGGLILTVARYVPGGRTAVTLTMGAVHFPRRRFLAFDALAAGSWGLYSALVGYIGGLAFEQDPLRGLLLGLGLALTVTVVVEVVRWLANRRRSARQAPAPEPVGRTPVR is encoded by the coding sequence ATCATGGATCTGTTGGACCTGCTGCACGACACGATGTCCTCGCCCTGGGTGTACCTGGCGATCTTCGCCATCGCGGTGCTCGACGGCTTCTTTCCGGTGGTGCCGAGCGAGACGGCGGTGATCACGGCCGGGGTGTTCGCCGCCTCGGGCGCGCCGTACCTGCCCGCGGTCATAGTGGTGGCCGCCGCCGGAGCGCTCGTCGGCGACCACGTCTCGTACGCCATCGGTCGAAGTGGTGGCGCACGACTGCTCGATCGGCTGCCGCCCGGCGGCCGTCGCCGGAGGGCGACCGACTGGGCCCGCCGGGGGATCGCGACGCGCGGTGGCCTGATCCTCACCGTGGCCCGCTACGTGCCGGGCGGTCGGACCGCTGTCACCCTCACCATGGGTGCGGTGCACTTTCCCCGGCGTCGGTTCCTGGCCTTCGACGCGCTGGCCGCCGGCTCGTGGGGGCTCTACTCGGCGCTGGTCGGCTACATCGGCGGGCTGGCGTTCGAGCAGGACCCGCTCCGCGGTCTGCTGCTCGGTCTGGGCCTCGCCCTGACGGTGACGGTGGTCGTCGAGGTGGTCCGCTGGCTCGCCAACCGTCGCCGATCCGCACGGCAGGCACCCGCGCCCGAGCCGGTGGGCCGGACCCCGGTGCGGTGA
- a CDS encoding acyl-CoA dehydrogenase family protein, with protein sequence MAEFSLDLNEEQRDLRDWVHGFAAEVVRPAAAEWDEREDTPWPVIQEAAKVGLYGFEFLATCWADPTGLSLPIASEELFWGDAGIGLSIFGTSLAVAAIYGAGTPDQMVEWVPQCFGDANSPAVAAFCTTEPEAGSDVGAMRTRAVYDEATDEWVLTGQKAYATNGGIAGVHVVTASVDPTLGSRGQAAFVVPPGTPGLAATRKLRKLGLRASHTADVFLDGVRVPGRCLLGGRDALLERLDRARSGQRATGQAAMRTFELSRPTVGAQALGVARAAYEYSLDYAKDRVQFGRPIIENQAVAFTLADMRMEIDAARLLVWRASWMGRNNRPFTAGEGSMSKLKAGEVAVSVTEKAVQLLGGAGFLRDHPVERWYRDAKIYTIFEGTSEIQRLVISRAISGMQIR encoded by the coding sequence ATGGCCGAGTTCTCGCTCGACCTGAACGAGGAACAGCGGGATCTACGCGACTGGGTGCACGGCTTCGCCGCCGAGGTCGTGCGCCCGGCCGCGGCCGAGTGGGACGAACGCGAGGACACCCCGTGGCCGGTGATCCAGGAGGCCGCCAAGGTCGGCCTCTACGGCTTCGAGTTCCTCGCCACCTGCTGGGCCGACCCGACCGGGCTGTCCCTGCCGATCGCCAGCGAGGAACTCTTCTGGGGTGACGCCGGCATCGGCCTCTCCATCTTCGGCACCTCGCTCGCCGTCGCCGCCATCTACGGCGCCGGCACCCCGGACCAGATGGTCGAGTGGGTGCCGCAGTGCTTCGGCGACGCCAACTCACCGGCCGTCGCGGCGTTCTGCACCACCGAGCCGGAGGCCGGCTCCGACGTCGGGGCGATGCGCACCCGCGCCGTCTACGACGAGGCCACCGACGAGTGGGTGCTGACCGGCCAGAAGGCGTACGCCACCAACGGCGGGATCGCTGGCGTGCACGTGGTCACCGCCTCGGTCGACCCCACGCTCGGCTCCCGGGGTCAGGCGGCGTTCGTCGTACCACCCGGCACCCCCGGCCTGGCCGCCACCCGCAAGCTGCGCAAACTCGGCCTCCGCGCGTCGCACACCGCCGACGTCTTCCTCGACGGGGTACGCGTGCCCGGTCGCTGCCTGCTCGGCGGGCGGGACGCCCTGCTGGAACGCCTCGACCGTGCCCGCTCCGGTCAACGCGCCACCGGTCAGGCGGCCATGCGGACCTTCGAGCTGTCCCGACCCACTGTGGGCGCGCAGGCACTCGGCGTGGCGCGAGCCGCCTACGAGTACTCCCTCGACTACGCGAAGGACCGGGTCCAGTTCGGACGGCCGATCATCGAGAACCAGGCGGTCGCGTTCACCCTGGCCGACATGCGGATGGAGATCGACGCGGCGCGGCTGCTGGTCTGGCGGGCCTCGTGGATGGGGCGCAACAACCGCCCGTTCACCGCCGGCGAGGGCTCGATGTCCAAGCTCAAGGCCGGCGAGGTGGCGGTGTCGGTCACCGAGAAGGCCGTGCAGTTGCTCGGCGGGGCCGGCTTCCTGCGCGACCACCCGGTCGAACGCTGGTACCGGGACGCCAAGATCTACACCATCTTCGAGGGCACCTCCGAGATCCAACGACTGGTCATCTCCCGGGCGATCTCCGGGATGCAGATCCGCTGA
- a CDS encoding BUD32 family EKC/KEOPS complex subunit, whose amino-acid sequence MRTAEAIGLVAAARTDADLFGADQPARRYRELVAALHPDHLPADPAVRAEATEAFIHVTTRWRARQVTVLGDYRLGAPAHSGDLADLYDVGDDRLLKLPRRPTDNDLMTREAHALRTIAERGDPRYLPYVPRLVDEFRHRDAATGAERRINVLATAPGLHDLDEVRRAYPDGLDARDVAWMWRRLLVALGLAHRAGVVHGAVLPRHVLIEPDAHGVVLVDWCFSAPVGGTVPAVLPGHGWDPEEVVTKQPCGPGTDIAMASHCMSWLMGPRAPRELDAFARGCRQRSLDARPDDAWRLLRELDQVLDRLYGPRTFRPFTLTP is encoded by the coding sequence ATGAGGACGGCGGAGGCCATCGGCCTGGTCGCGGCGGCCCGCACCGACGCCGACCTGTTCGGCGCGGACCAGCCGGCCCGGCGTTACCGCGAGCTGGTCGCGGCCCTGCACCCCGACCACCTGCCGGCCGACCCGGCGGTACGCGCCGAAGCCACCGAGGCGTTCATCCACGTCACCACCCGGTGGCGGGCTCGGCAGGTGACAGTCCTCGGCGACTACCGGCTCGGCGCGCCGGCCCACTCCGGTGACCTGGCCGACCTCTACGACGTGGGCGACGACCGGCTGCTCAAGCTCCCCCGGCGGCCCACCGACAACGACCTGATGACCCGCGAGGCACACGCCCTGCGCACCATCGCCGAACGCGGCGACCCGCGCTACCTGCCGTACGTGCCCCGACTGGTGGACGAGTTCCGGCACCGCGACGCCGCGACCGGCGCGGAACGACGGATCAACGTGCTGGCCACCGCACCCGGGTTGCACGACCTCGACGAGGTGCGGCGCGCGTACCCCGACGGGTTGGACGCCCGGGACGTGGCCTGGATGTGGCGGCGGCTGCTGGTGGCGCTCGGCCTGGCCCACCGGGCCGGCGTGGTGCACGGCGCGGTACTGCCGCGACACGTGCTGATCGAGCCGGACGCCCACGGCGTGGTGCTCGTCGACTGGTGCTTCTCGGCCCCCGTCGGCGGCACCGTCCCGGCGGTCCTACCCGGCCACGGCTGGGACCCGGAGGAGGTCGTCACGAAGCAGCCCTGCGGCCCGGGCACCGACATCGCCATGGCCAGTCACTGCATGAGCTGGCTGATGGGGCCACGCGCACCCCGGGAGCTGGACGCCTTCGCGCGGGGCTGCCGACAACGGTCGCTGGACGCCCGGCCCGACGACGCCTGGCGTCTGCTCCGCGAACTCGACCAGGTGCTGGACCGGCTCTACGGGCCCCGCACCTTCCGACCCTTCACCCTCACCCCCTAA